The Klebsiella quasivariicola region CATGTGCCGGCGGAGCTGCGGGCAGGTTATCGCCTTCTGAAGAATGCTGGATGCCTTCCCCCGGAGCTGGAGCAGCGTCGGGAAGCGGTTGCACTGGCTGATTTACTGAAGGGAGTCCGCCAGGACGATCCGCGTCATGCTGAACTGAGCAAACGGCTTGCCTTGCTTGAACTGAAGCTTCGTCAGGCTGGCCTGAGCACCGACTTTTTACGCGGTGAGTATGCCGACGCTTTGCTACAAAGAATGAATCAGGAGTAAATATGTATCGTATTGGTGAGCTGGCTAAGCTGGCTGACGTCACGCCAGATACCATCCGCTACTATGAAAAGCAGCAGATGATGGATCATGACGTGCGCACCGAGGGGGGCTTTCGTCTTTACTCGGATAACGATCTTCAGCGGCTACGCTTTATTCGCTATGCCCGTCAGTTGGGCTTCACTCTGGAAGCGATCCGTGAATTATTGTCGATCCGTATCGATCCTGAGCACCATACCTGCCAGGAATCGAAAGGGATAGTTCAGGCGCGATTAAGCGAAGTTGAGGCGCGGATCAACGAGTTACAGACGATGCGTCGCTCTCTGCAGCGGCTTAATGATGCC contains the following coding sequences:
- the zntR gene encoding Zn(2+)-responsive transcriptional regulator — encoded protein: MYRIGELAKLADVTPDTIRYYEKQQMMDHDVRTEGGFRLYSDNDLQRLRFIRYARQLGFTLEAIRELLSIRIDPEHHTCQESKGIVQARLSEVEARINELQTMRRSLQRLNDACCGTAHSSVYCSILEALEQGASNGGTGR
- a CDS encoding DUF1992 domain-containing protein encodes the protein MWLLDQWAERHILDAQTKGEFDNLPGSGEPLTLDDDSHVPAELRAGYRLLKNAGCLPPELEQRREAVALADLLKGVRQDDPRHAELSKRLALLELKLRQAGLSTDFLRGEYADALLQRMNQE